A window of the Bactrocera neohumeralis isolate Rockhampton unplaced genomic scaffold, APGP_CSIRO_Bneo_wtdbg2-racon-allhic-juicebox.fasta_v2 cluster09, whole genome shotgun sequence genome harbors these coding sequences:
- the LOC126764209 gene encoding uncharacterized protein LOC126764209, with protein sequence MSTGGGPCRLQRISPLEEKVIALTGLETCTSGISGARDYGDSVEVEDAAETTEMDTSARSDDIPSTSGASSQNREPRADFFITHSSLLKQQIQNQKEFYAETKKFNEAAFGKMEEVTKYLRYMNRSLETLAATAVKQLEEQKRHNRIKEELLKEKVEIKMQMLRLDPNYKPDSK encoded by the coding sequence atGAGCACCGGTGGAGGTCCTTGCCGTTTACAACGCATAAGCCCACTGGAGGAAAAGGTGATAGCTTTGACGGGTTTGGAAACATGCACAAGTGGAATAAGTGGGGCCCGCGATTATGGCGATAGTGTGGAGGTAGAAGATGCTGCCGAAACCACTGAAATGGACACTTCCGCTCGTTCGGATGATATCCCTTCAACCAGTGGAGCTAGCAGCCAAAATAGAGAGCCGAGAGCAGACTTCTTCATTACTCATTCTTCATTACTTAAGCAACAgattcaaaatcaaaaagaattttatgcagagacgaaaaaattcaatgaagctGCCTTTGGTAAAATGGAAGAAGTTACTAAATATTTACGGTACATGAATCGTTCTCTTGAAACTTTGGCGGCAACTGCAGTGAAGCAACTTGAAGAACAGAAGCGACACAATAGAATTAAGGAAGAGCTGTTGAaggaaaaagtagaaataaaaatgcaaatgctaAGATTAGATCCAAATTATAAGCCTGATTCAAAGTag
- the LOC126764708 gene encoding putative nuclease HARBI1 — translation MESVAAAILLEEESNASDNAVARIERRRLRDMCNPFEMSAELFKKNFRLNKDAFKYVLGSFAEGTRASTLTSLSPLNRIVAALRFFAEGSYQHGVGTDYNVAMGQSTVSKSLSNFLDVMERKLCRECIKFEQTDEEKKQAKQEFYAKAGFPGVIMCVDGTHIKIRKPSKEGFLYYNRKGFYSINAMVVCDNRLRIKSIDARYPGCNDDSHVWGLSKLNFQMERRYREGERNTGERNTWLLGI, via the exons ATGGAATCAGTAGCGGCAGCGATATTACTTGAGGAGGAGAGCAATGCATCCGATAATGCCGTGGCCAGAATTGAAAGGAGAAGATTAAGAGATATGTGCAATCCTTTTGAAATGAGTGCCGAATT gttcaaaaaaaactttagacTCAACAAGGACGCTTTCAAGTACGTCCTAGGCAGTTTTGCGGAAGGAACTCGAGCAAGTACTTTGACGTCTTTATCTCCGCTCAATCGAATAGTTGCTGCTTTGAGATTTTTTGCGGAAGGCAGTTACCAACATGGAGTTGGTACTGATTACAACGTAGCAATGGGTCAGTCAACAGTGTCAAAGTCACTATCGAATTTTCTCGATGTCATGGAAAGAAAGCTTTGCCGTGAGTGTATAAAATTTGAGCAGACCGACGaggaaaaaaaacaagcaaaacagGAGTTTTATGCGAAGGCAGGCTTCCCAGGAGTCATAATGTGCGTTGATGGTAcgcatataaaaataagaaaaccgTCTAAAGAGGGTTTTCTATACTACAATAGAAAAGGTTTTTACAGCATCAATGCTATGGTG gtaTGCGATAACAGATTACGCATAAAAAGCATTGATGCGCGGTATCCAGGATGCAATGACGACTCACATGTGTGGGGATTGAGCAAGTTGAACTTTCAGATGGAACGGCGATATCGCGAAGGCGAAAGAAATACAGGCGAAAGAAATACATGGCTGTTaggtatttaa